One stretch of Cheilinus undulatus linkage group 5, ASM1832078v1, whole genome shotgun sequence DNA includes these proteins:
- the LOC121510179 gene encoding tripartite motif-containing protein 16-like, which translates to MAHKGFQLNQETFSCSICLDLLKDPVTVSCGHSYCMKCLQTHWDTEDEKKLYSCPQCRQTFTPRPVLLKNTMLAVLVEELKKSGLQAAPADHCYAGAEHVACDVCTGRKLRAQKSCLQCLASYCQNHLQPHFESAIFKNHKLVEPSKKLQENVCSLHDEVMKIFCRTDQQSICTICLLDEHKGHDTVSAAAERAERQRELEVSRQNIQQRIQDREKDVKLLQQEAEAINRSADKAVEDSQEIFTQLIRLIETRRSDVSQQVRSKQESQVSRVKELEEKLRQEIAELKRKDGELQTLSQIQDHNQFLHDYPSLSALRQPTHSSSIHIRPLRYFEDVIAAVSAVREKLQDVLTETWTNISLTGTEVDVLLPQPEPKTREEFIRYSCDITLDPNTAYRNLLLSDGNRKVTYTSQPQSYPSHPDRFTQWSQVLSRESLTGRCYWEVEWRGRVFVAVAYKNISRTGEWVECGFGHSDKSWALYCYYSGYNFFYNNVETPVSGPRSSRVGVYLDHRAGILSFYSISETMTLLHRVHTTFTQPLHAGLFVYYGTAELCKLK; encoded by the coding sequence ATGGCGCATAAAGGATTTCAGCTGAATCAGGAAACCTTCTCTTGTTCCATCTGTCTGGATCTACTGAAGGATCCGGTGACTGTTTCCTGTGGACACAGCTACTGCATGAAGTGTCTTCAAACCCACTGGGATACAGAGGATGAGAAGAAACTCTACAGCTGCCCTCAGTGCAGGCAGACCTTCACACCGAGGCCTgtcctgctgaaaaacaccATGTTAGCAGTTTTAgtggaggagctgaagaagaGCGGACTCCAAGCTGCTCCTGCTGATCACTGCTATGCTGGAGCTGAACATGTGGCCTGTGACGTCTGCACCGGGAGGAAACTGAGAGCCCAAAAGTCCTGTCTGCAATGTCTGGCCTCTTACTGTCAGAATCACCTTCAGCCTCATTTTGAATCAGCtatatttaaaaatcacaagCTGGTGGAGCCGTCCAAGAAGCTCCAGGAGAACGTCTGCTCTCTTCATGATGAGGTGATGAAGATATTCTGTCGCACTGATCAGCAGTCTATCTGTACTATCTGTTTATTGGACGAGCATAAAGGCCACGACACGgtctcagctgcagcagagagggccgagaggcagagagagctggaggtgagtCGACAAAACATCCAGCAGAGAATccaggacagagagaaagatgtgaAGCTGCTTCAACAGGAAGCAGAGGCCATCAATCGCTCCGCTGATAAAGCAGTGGAGGACAGCCAGGAGATCTTCACCCAGCTGATCCGTCTCATAGAGACACGACGCTCTGATGTGAGCCAGCAGGTCCGATCCAAGCAGGAAAGCCAAGTGAGTCGAGTcaaagagctggaggagaagcTGAGGCAGGAGATCGCTGAGCTGAAGAGGAAAGACGGCGAGCTGCAGACGCTGTCACAAATACAGGATCACAACCAGTTTCTACACGACTATCCCTCACTGTCAGCACTCAGACAACCTACACACTCATCCAGCATCCATATCCGTCCTCTGAGGTACTTTGAAGACGTGATAGCGGCTGTGTCAGCAGTCAGAGAGAAACTACAGGACGTCCTGACAGAGACATGGACAAACATCTCACTCACAGGGACTGAAGTGGATGTTTTACTGCCACAACCAGAGCCCAAGACCAGAGAGGAGTTCATCAGATATtcatgtgacatcacactgGATCCAAACACAGCATACAGAAATCTGTTATTATCTGATGGAAACAGAAAAGTTACATATACAAGTCAACCACAGTCTTATCCTAGTCACCCAGACAGATTCACTCAATGGTCTCAGGTCCTGAGTCGAGAGAGTCTGACTGGACGTTGTTACTGGGAGGTGGAGTGGAGAGGAAGAGTTTTTGTAGCAGTCGCATACAAGAATATCAGCAGAACAGGGGAATGGGTTGAATGTGGATTTGGACACAGTGACAAATCTTGGGCGTTATATTGTTATTACAGTGGTTATAACTTTTTCTACAACAATGTTGAGACTCCTGTCTCTGGTCCTCGGTCCTCCAGAGTGGGAGTGTACCTGGATCACAGAGCAGGTATTCTGTCCTTCTACAGCATCTCTGAAACCATGACTCTCCTCCACAGAGTCCACACCACATTCACTCAGCCTCTACATGCTGGACTTTTTGTTTATTATGGCACTGCTGAGCTGTGTAAGCTGAAGTAG